The Saprospiraceae bacterium genome includes the window GCTGCTATCCAGCTCGACGCCAGCGGCAATGCCAGCCTGACCGCCGCACAAGTGGACAATGGTTCTTCGGATAATTGTGGGATCACGATGATGAGCGTTTTCCCCAACAGTTTCACCTGTGCAAATGTGGGCAATAACTTCGTCACCCTTACGGTGGAAGATGCTTTTGGAGGGAAACACAGTTGCCAGACCTTCGTCGATGTGCAGGACATCACTGACCCGATGGCGGTTTGTCAAGACCTATCTGTCACCCTCGATGCCACGGGCAATGCCGGCATCACGGGCAGCCAGGTCGACGGCGGCAGCTTCGACAATTGCGGCATTGCCTCAATGAGTGTTTTGCCCAATAGCTTTACTTGCGAAAATGTGGGTGACAACCCAGTGACCCTCACCGTGACCGATGTGAATGGCAACCCTGCCACTTGCTCCGCTACTGTGACGGTGGTAGGTTCTGCCGACGACGATTGTGACGGCGTGTTCAACGAGTGTGACATCTGCCCCGGCGGCGACGACTCCGTGGACGCCAATGGGGACGGCATTCCCGATTGCAGCCAGGTGTTGGCTTATGCCGATTATAGCGAAGATTGGAAATGCAGCAAAAATAAATTATCCATCTGCCATGTGGACAAGTTCGGCAACCGCAGCACGCTTTGCCTCAACAAAAATGCACTCCTAGACCACCTCTCCCATGGTGATTTTGCAGGCCCCTGTCAGAATTGCGGCGGGCAGAATTTGGTTGCGCCAGTAAATGGTGGTAATGCCATCCAGCTGAATGTCATCCAACCAGAATTAAGCATTTTCCCTAACCCGGCCAGCCATGAAGTACATATAGTCTTTGACCGGCAGGCCCCGGCCGCCACACTCCGCATCATGGATGTGCTCGGCAGGGTGGTTTATGAAAAAGAATTGGGCGAAGATGTTGATCGATTAACAATTGACTTGAACAATAGTCATTTTGAAAACGGCATATACTTCATATCTCTTTTTGAAGCGGGAGAATTAATAACCAAGTCATTGGTGGTTCAGCAATAAAGGCTTGAATAAAACGACCTCTTAACAGCAACATGAATCATCCCGAATTTTGCGCCCACCAGTAGAAGGGGCAATTTGAGCTGGTCATTCGGGGTTTGTAAAGCGGTATCGACAAGTTTCGATACCGCTTTCCTGTTCTATGACACCATCGGCTGAAAAATGGCTGTGTCCAACTTTCCCAATTTCTAAGCATTCTAAGTAGAAAATTATAGACCAGGGTTACGATTGCCATCAACTTCATGCGGTTATCCCAAAACCAAAGTCTTGGCGATGTAGCTGGAGCTATAGGCTGTCAAAGAAGTGACAGGTTCACGAGCTGGAGCTCGTTCACGAGCGGCTTAGGACACCAGCGACGCAGCGACACAGCAGGCATTGAAATTTTCCTGCCTTCGGCAGGCAGGGATTGCCATTTTAATTTTGATTGAAATTGCCATTGAAGGCGTGAGGATGTAGCTGGAGCTACAGGCAGTCTTGGAAGTAACAAGTTCACGAGCTGGAGCTCGTTCACGAGCGGCTTAGGACACCAGCGGCGCAGCGACACAGCAGGCATTGAAATTTTGATTGCCATTTTAATTGCCATTGAAAGCGTGGCGATGTAGCTGGAGCTACAGGCTGTCAAAGAAGTGACGAGTTCACGAGCGGTATTGGAGGTTTTTGGCCCCAAATTTAACTCCCTATTTTTTGGGAATAGAAATAAAATAGAGACATTCGCTGTTCAACATCACTGCCAATGTCTATGCGATCAGACTGGAAGGGCCTTTTGGCTATTGTTTTTATTGCCTTTGCCTGCATCTCTATTCGATTTGAAGAGATGTTGGACTTTCCTGATTATAAGGTCATTGAGGCTTATGGGGATGGACTCAAAGCCTATACGGTAATTTATTACCATGCCAAATATGACAGTACCTATTCGCATTATCAAGGCATGAATTATCCCTATGGGGAGCATGTTGTGCCAGCAGCCACTCAACCCATTTTATCTACGACCATCAAGTTTATATCCGATCATTTTGTTGATATAAAGCCCTATACCTTTCATTTGGTGCATGTATTGATGTTGTTTTCCATCTTTTTATGTGCCCTATTCGTGTACCTGATATTGAGGTATTTGGAATTACCCGTTTGGTATAGTGTGATGGTGGCCATTGGCATTACTTTTTTGGCGCCTCAAATCGACCGAATGTCTTCCCATTATGGCCTGGCGCACCCTGCGGTCATTCCTATGGTGATTTACTTTTTGATGCGATTTGATGAAAAGCGGCATTGGCGCTGGAGTGTTTACACCATGCTGACGGTGTTTTGTTATTCCCTGGTACACTTTTATTATTTTGCCATACTTACCTTCCTGATTTCCTTTTACTTTTTGTTCCATTTTTTGCAGGATATCAGTTGGAAACGATTTAGAGAAAGTGCCGTCCATTATAGTATCCAATTATTGGTTCCACTGTCTTTCTTTTTTGTTTGGATGATCCTGAATGATCCCATTCCCGATCGGGTTTCTATTCCCTGGGGGTATTTGCACTACCGGGCCAAATGGCATGGCGTATTTGTTTCCTTGAATCAGCCTTATTTCCGGTGGTTTCACCAGCATGTAATGGCATTTGATTGGTTGGATTTTGAAAACATGGCCTACTTGGGGCTTGCCGGCGTGGCGACCACCCTTCTGGTGTCTTATTATTGGGTAAAAAACCGATTTAAACGGCCCGCTATCCAGATCGACCACCAGGCAGCACCCTATTTGAATAAGTTGTTTTATGCATCCGTCGTGATTTTTTTATTTTCTTTCGGCTTGCCCTTTATCATACCAGGTTTGTCGGGTTTGATAAAATACACCGGACCTATTAAACAATTCAGGGGGATTGGCCGATTCGTTTGGGTATTTTATTTTGTAATTAATATAGTAGGTTTTACGGGGTTATATTATTGGGTTAAGAAAAAAGCATTGCAGCCATTGTTTTACTGGCCGGTTTTATTGGTCCCTGCCCTGGTACTGCTCTTTGAAGCCTATAATTTTACGAAAGTAGAGGATGTACGGCTAGACGAAATCCAGGAATTAAAACCAGGAAACACCTATCCCGAGGTAACGGGCATCGACTTTGACCAATACCAGGCCATTTTACCCATCCCTTATTACCACATCGGCTCGGACAACTTTTGGTGGGCACCCAGTGGCTTTATCATGCAAAAATCGCAGGTTTTGTCTATCCAGACCGGCTTACCCGTCACGGCGGCCATGCTGACCCGCTCCTCGCCCTCCCAAACGATCAAGCAATTGCAATTGATCATGGAGCCCTACCGCCGCCCCGCTATCTTTGACGATTATCCCAACAACAAGCCCTTATTAATGGCCTGGGATGAGACACGTTACCAGGAGAACAAAGCACCTTATGCACACCTGGAAGGCGCCGGCCCTTTGCTCTATGAACAAGGAGAACTCCGGATTTTTGAACTAAGCCTGGAAAGTTATGACCAGCGGATCGCCGCTAAAAGAGACGCGATTGTTCGAGAAATGCAGGATACCCTGTACCCCCGTGCCGGGCTACTTAGCCGGGATTCGAATGCTGTTTTTATCTTGGAATCCTTTGATAGTGGAGAAAAAGATAAATTATATGCAGGTGCCGGAGCGAATGCTTTTAAATTGAAAAAATGGACGACGACCTTTGAGGCTCCGATTCCAAAAACAGACTCCCTCAACTGGATGGTTTCTTTCTGGATGTACATCGACCAGGATATTGTACCAAGAACTGATTTTGAATTGGTGCAATTCAATGAATTTGGCAGCGAACTAAAAAAAGATGGCAAACAAATAAGGGAGTTCGTTAAAGCCATTGACAACAATGGTTGGGGCCTCCTGGAGTTGCCTTTTCAATTGGATACCCGAACCACCAATGTCAAAATTCGCATGCGAAATCCTGATATCAATGGCGATATCCTGTTTTGGGATGAGTTGTTGCTTCGTCCGGCTCATCTTGATTTGTATCGGGCAATGGATGGGGCGGTTTGGAAGAATAACAGACTATTCCAGAAGGATTTGCAATGAGATTTCATGATAGAGCAATTATCAGTTGTTATAGGTTAATCCTCTGCGAGTTTGGATGCCTTGGCCATAAACTATAAGATATATTGATTATCTTTTTGTAAATTGATTAAGGTAGGACGGTCATTATTTTTTCACTCATAAGTATATGGTTTTTAATTACTTGAGACTTGTTGTTTCGCTTGTAGTTGCCTTCGGCGACTGACTTTTTTGCATTCGCCAAAAAAAGTCAGCAAAAAACGCTTGGCAAAATAAACTTGCTAAACATGTTGAGTAATCAACTCAAGCTCTACGCATCAAACAGTATTTTGCCGGGCCGCCCGCAACGAGTTATACACTTTTAGTTTGTCAATCTTCTTTTTGGTTTTTAAAATTACTTAGAGCATGTTTGGAGGTCGCTTTTGGAGGCAAAAAGTGTCAATTTTTCGCTGAGACTAGGCGCTTTTTGAAGTTCATACCCTTCGGTACGGACGAAAAAAGTAACGAAGTATCAGCGAAAAAGGGATATTTTTAGGCCCAAATCGACCTTGGGAGATTCATGAACACCATAAATCACTATAAAGGCCGTGAATAAAGGGTGACCTCCAAACATGCTCTTAAGCGCTATAGGAGGCATAAATTTAAAAAGTTTAATATTAAATTCATGATAAAGCAACTATATCGATTCCTCTCCCCCCGTTACCAAAACCTCTTTTTGGAGTACAAAGTAGACCTATCGCCACGCTATGGACACGGGCAGCCGCCACATAGCGGCCTGTACGACCTCATCAACCAGCGCCGAGCAAGCTACAAGGCCCTCCTCCACACCCTTTTGGAGCAAAAGGCCGCCATTCAGGCCATCAAAAAATGTGGCGAAGAAAAAGACCCTGCCCAGCCCTGTTGGAACAATGGCTTTTTACCCGGTTTGGATATTGCCACCTTGTATTTTATGCTCAACCATACCCAGGCCAAGACCTATATCGAGGTAGGATCCGGCAATTCCACCAAAGTGGCAGCCCGGAGTATCAAGGACCATGGCCTGTCTACCCGAATACTCTCCATTGACCCACAGCCCAGGGTAGAAATTGACGCCTTGGCAGACGAGGTGATCCGCGCCCCTTTCGAAAAGACCGACTTGGCCATTCTTGATCAATTAGCCGCCAGCGATATCCTGTTTATTGACAATTCCCACCGCGTATTGCCCAATTCGGATGCCACCGTCTTTTTTCTGGAAGTATTGCCCCGCTTGAAGCCTGGCGTCATCGTGCATATCCATGACATCTACTTGCCTTATGATTACCCGCCGTTTATGTGCGACCGGTTTTATTCAGAGCAATACCTTCTGGCGGCTTTTATCCTGGCCAATCCCGCCAAATACCTTCCCATTTTACCCAATTATTTTATTAGTGAAGACCCAGAATTGAGTCAATTATTGCAGCCCCTTTGGCAACATCCCCACCTCGACGGCGTAGAACGACATGGGGGGAGTTTTTGGATGACCATAGGCGCATAGCTTAACAAAATCCTAATCTCTGCTATATGATGTAATAATTCCTAATATATAAGCGTTTTGGGCCTATGAAAAATATACTAGTTTGTAGCTTATTGACGGTCCTTAGCTGGCCCTTGGTTGCACAATCTTACGATGTTGCGGGAGGGATGCGTTTGGGGACGGATTGGGGCATTACTGCTAAATATCGGTTTGCCCAAAAAACGACCGGTGAGTTGATCCTACAGTCCAGCCTTCAGCGCGAGGAATTGATGCTGACCCTTTTGGGAGAACAACATTCC containing:
- a CDS encoding class I SAM-dependent methyltransferase, whose protein sequence is MIKQLYRFLSPRYQNLFLEYKVDLSPRYGHGQPPHSGLYDLINQRRASYKALLHTLLEQKAAIQAIKKCGEEKDPAQPCWNNGFLPGLDIATLYFMLNHTQAKTYIEVGSGNSTKVAARSIKDHGLSTRILSIDPQPRVEIDALADEVIRAPFEKTDLAILDQLAASDILFIDNSHRVLPNSDATVFFLEVLPRLKPGVIVHIHDIYLPYDYPPFMCDRFYSEQYLLAAFILANPAKYLPILPNYFISEDPELSQLLQPLWQHPHLDGVERHGGSFWMTIGA
- a CDS encoding T9SS type A sorting domain-containing protein, which encodes MKDAQNLTSTCTANVTLVDLTDPVALCQPAAIQLDASGNASLTAAQVDNGSSDNCGITMMSVFPNSFTCANVGNNFVTLTVEDAFGGKHSCQTFVDVQDITDPMAVCQDLSVTLDATGNAGITGSQVDGGSFDNCGIASMSVLPNSFTCENVGDNPVTLTVTDVNGNPATCSATVTVVGSADDDCDGVFNECDICPGGDDSVDANGDGIPDCSQVLAYADYSEDWKCSKNKLSICHVDKFGNRSTLCLNKNALLDHLSHGDFAGPCQNCGGQNLVAPVNGGNAIQLNVIQPELSIFPNPASHEVHIVFDRQAPAATLRIMDVLGRVVYEKELGEDVDRLTIDLNNSHFENGIYFISLFEAGELITKSLVVQQ